TGAGGAAATTACCGGATTGCGAGTCTGCTTCGGGGGAAGACGGATAATGCAATCGCGACTTTTTTTGATCGCTTCCCGTTGGGAGGTCTGGATTAAACCCCGGAGCACATTCGCCGCTTCATTAACCCGCCCCCGCTCCACCATACCGAGAAAACTCACGGAGGCGATCGCCCCTAAAATACCGACAATACCCAAGCCCGCCAACAGTTCAAACAAGGTAAACCCAGCGGTCTGTTTAGACTTGGCGATCGAGCATTTCACAACACCAGAGGATGACCTAGCATCCTTTCAAGATGAACCCGTTTGGCCCTATCTTATCGACAAAATTCCAGAACAGACACCATTACAAAAAATCCCGTTTTACATAGGGCCGCAACACCTCTGGAACCGAAACAGTACCGTTGGGCTGTTGATAATTTTCAAGAATTGCCGCCATGGTTCGTCCGATCGCCAAACCAGATCCGTTTAGAGTATGCACAAATTGGGTACCTTTTTTACCCGCCTCCTTAAAGCGAATCCTGGCCCGCCGCGCTTGAAAATCATAAAAATTCGAGCAACTAGAAATCTCCCGGTAAGTACCCGCCGAAGGGAGCCATACCTCGAGGTCATAGCATTTACCTGCCCCAAAACCGAGGTCGCCACTACAGAGTTCGAGAACGCGGTAGGGCAACTGCAACGCCTTCAAAATTGCTTCAGCATTTGCCACTAATTTTTCATGCTCCGCCGCCGACGTTTCTGGGTGCACGAACTTCACCAGTTCCACCTTATTGAATTGGTGCAGGCGAATTAGCCCCCTGGTATCTTTCCCATAACTACCTGCTTCGCGCCGAAAGCAAGGGGTATAGGCACAGTGGTAAATGGGGAGATTGTCTGCTTCTAGAATTTCATCGCGATAAAGGTTCGTCACGGGCACTTCCGCTGTGGGGGTGAGCCAGAGGTCATCGTCGGCACACCGGAAGCTTTCTTCCGAAAATTTGGGCAACTGCCCCGTACCCATTAGGGAGTCGCTATTCACCAATACTGGCGGCATCACTTCCACGTAGCCAGCGGCGATCTGCTGATCCAACATAAAGTTAATCAAAGCCCGTTCGAGGGCAGCCCCAGCCCCGATCAGGCTAACAAAACGGCTCTGGGCCACCTTTACCGACCGGGCAAATTCTAAAATGCCGAGCTGTTCCCCAATGTCCCAGTGGGGCAAAATCTGATCGTTGCTTGGCTTATATTCATCTCCCCAGCGGCGCACCTCTACATTTTCGGTTTCGTTCGCCCCCACAGGTGTGCTGGGATCGGGTAGGTTCGGTAGGGCGAGGAGGAGGGTTTGAATCTGGGTTTTGAGTTCTTTTTCTTTGGGTTCTAGATCGGCCAGCTTTTGCTTAATTTCGTTCCCTTCTGCTTTGAGGGTTGCAATCTCTTCTCCACTGGGATCAACGCCACCTTTAATTTTTTGGCCAATGAGTTTGCCGATTTCGTTCCCCCGGGCCTGGAGCTGGCTGCGATCGCCTTCGAGGGTCCGTTGTTGGATATCCAGATCAAGAATTGGCTGGATGTCATACTCTCCCGCTTTACGGGCATCAAGACGTTCTTGAACAAGGGCAGGATTTTCGCGGAGGAGTTTGATGTCTAACACGGAATTTGGGGGGCTGCGGTTGAATCACCCAACATTATTCACGATGGCCCCGCAATAATCAATCGGCCCTCCGGCGGCCCTCTTGAGAAAGCCAAACTGACGGGAATTTTGTTAAACGCTCTTTTCTCGCCCTTTGGGATCGCCTGGAGGAGAGTCGGCGTAAACGAAGAAGTAGCGCTGGCGGCAGCACACTTCGTCTGTTGAATCCAGAATCAAGTCAATATAGGTTTTATACTGAATAAGACAAAAACTTCAAGTCAAAGAACTGCGAGGTATTACAACACCAGTGTTTGTCCTCTCCGGCTATGAATACTTCCTAGGCTTTCTGATCGTCAGTAGCCTAGTCCCGATCCTTGCCCTCACGGCCTCAAAACTACTGCGTCCCAAAGGGGGCGGCCCTGAACGTAAAACCACCTACGAATCCGGGATGGAACCCATTGGCGGTGCGTGGATTCAGTTCAATATCCGCTATTACATGTTCGCCCTTGTATTCGTCGTCTTCGATGTGGAAACGGTCTTTCTCTATCCTTGGGCCGTTGCTTTCAATCAATTGGGCCTCCTCGCCTTTGTGGAAGCCCTAATCTTTATCGCAATTCTCGTCATTGCCCTTGTGTACGCCTGGAGAAAAGGAGCCCTTGAATGGTCATGAATCCCACATCCTTTGAACAACAGCAAACCGAAAAACTGCTTAACCCGATGGGGCGATCGCAGGTCACCCAGGATTTGTCCGAGAATGTCATTCTCACCACCGTTGACGATCTGTACAACTGGGCACGTCTTTCCAGTCTTTGGCCCCTCCTTTATGGCACGGCTTGTTGCTTTATCGAATTCGCTGCCCTCCTAGGTTCCCGCTTTGACTTTGACCGCTTTGGCCTTGTGCCCCGGTCTAGCCCGCGCCAGGCAGATTTGTTACTCGTGGCAGGGACAGTGACCATGAAAATGGCCCCAGCCCTTGTGCGCCTCTATGAAGAGATGCCTGAACCTAAATATGTGATCGCCATGGGTGCTTGCACGATCACTGGCGGCATGTTCAGCAGCGACTCCACCACTGCTGTCCGGGGAGTCGATAAATTGATTCCTGTCGATCTCTATATTCCCGGCTGTCCGCCCCGCCCCGAAGCGATCATTGATGCGATCATCAAGTTGCGCAAGAAAGTTTCGAACGAAACTATCCAAGAACGTTCGATCAAAACAGAGCAGACCCACCGCTACTACAGCACGACCCACAATATGAAAGTGGTTGAGCCGATCCTCACCGGGAAGTATCTCGGCCTGGATACTTGGAATAATCCCCCTGCAACCCTAACGGAAGCAATGGGGATGCCAGTGCCCCCTGCACTGCTCACTGCAAAACAAAGAGACGAGGCCTAAGCCATGGCAGAAGAAAATCAAACCCCCACTCCCGAAGACACATCCATTGTCAAAGCTGGCCCAGTATCTGCACTTCTGACGGAAAACGGGTTTAGTCATGTTTCCCTTGAACGAGACCATGCAGGCATCGAAATCATCAAGGTTGATGCTGATTTACTCATCCCCCTCTGTACGGCCCTCTATGCCTTTGGCTACAACTGTCTCCAGTGCCAAGGGGCCTATGACCTGGGGCCAGGGCAAGAGTTAGTCAGTTTTTATCACCTAATCAAGGTCGGTGATAACGTCACTGCACCGGAAGAAGTCCGGGTCAAGGTCTTTTTGCCCAGGGAAAATCCGGTGATCCCTTCGGTGTACTGGATCTGGAAAGGGGCCGACTGGCAGGAACGGGAAAGCTACGATATGTATGGCATTGTCTACGAGGGACATCCCAATCTGAAGCGGATTTTGATGCCGGAAGATTGGATCGGTTGGCCTTTGCGCAAGGACTATGTTTCGCCGGACTTTTATGAACTTCAGGACGCTTATTAAACATACAGTGGCGATCGCCCGGCATGACGACATTGCAGCAGGTTTGGCTAAGTTGGCAAGATCCGACAACAAATGATGTTGGGACCCTCGCTCTCAGGGTTCCCATTGCCCTTGGGCGAGATCCCAACTCCATGCCAGCGGCCCTGGCTAACCACCCGTCTGTCGCCAAGGTGACGCTCAATAGCTCCCAGGTTTCCCGGTACCATGCGCTCATTTTTTCCCAGGGCGATCAGCTGTGGATCGCTGACCAAAACAGTAGTAATGGCCTCTTAGTCAATGGCCAGCGCCAGACCCAAAGCCTTCTAAAGCACGGGGATACCATTCAGATTGGCCCCTACAAAATTACAGTTACGACGACCCCTAGCCCTCAGCCTGGAAACCGCCGGGCCAGTGATTCCTTTATTCAAGTGCCGGGGACGCCCAGCCCAGAGGCGGCAGTCAAGGAAAACCAAGGAATAACACCGACTTTTCCGCCGGCTGAGTTTCAGCAGCACCTCGTCAATGTCCAGGCTCTGTATGCGACGCGATCGCCCGTAGAAGAAATTGATTACCTCGCCGTTGGAGCGGGCCTCGGCAGTTATATTTGGGTCGATTTTTTAAGAATTTACGGTGTCCCAGGGCAACACATTCGCGCCCTAGGCTTAGAAGAAAAACCCTATGGGCGCTACCAACGGCTTTGTCTAAACTCTCAAATTCCGGCCCATGAGCGGCTCCGGTCAAACTCAGACTCCTGTCCGGACAATTTGTGGGGTTGGCCCAGCTACGCCCTGCGGGAGGCTTACCATGATTTTTTGCAGGGTCATTTTTCGGAGGCAATGGGATATCTGTGGCAGGTATTTGGGGAGCCGACCTTTGCCGAAACCTACACTCCCCGGTCGGGCAATGTATTTAGATCGATCGACCGGGAAACCCAGCGGATCGGTTGGCCAGATATTTATCGCTTTGGGCGGGTGCGGGCGATCCGCAAAACCGATGATGGCCGCTATGCGATCGCCTATTCTGCCGGTCAGGGTCGCCATGCCTTAGTCATTAGCCGCTATGTGCACCTCTGTACAGGTTATCCCGTGATCCAATTTTTACCCGATCTCCAGGAGTACCGCGAAAAAACAGGTGATTTTAAAAGCGTCGTCAATGCCTACGAAAACCATGACCATGTGTACAGCACCCTCGAACGGCAGGGGGGCACTGTCTTGATTCGAGGTCGGGGTATTGTGGCTTCCCGGGTGATCCAGCGGCTCTACGAAGCCCGGAAAAAAAATCCCAACATTTCAATCTTGCACCTGATGCGATCGCCAAAACCCGTAGGCAACCAATTTGGCCGCGCCCAGCGAGCGGTGAAAAATCACTTTGAACTGCAGCCCTTCAATTGGCCCAAAGCCTGTTGGGGCGGGACATTACGAGAACAACTCGAAGCCGCCTCTCCCCCAGAGCGCCTCAACCTCATCGCCGACTGGGGCGGCACCACCACCGCCGATCGCCGAGACTGGCGCACCATCATCCAAACGGGCCTCGACAAAGGCTGGTACCAAGTAATCTTTGGGGAAGTGATGGCCGTAGAACCCGATGGCCAGGGCCGCCCCCTGACCCGGATTCGGGAAAAGGCGATCGCCGGTGAACTCAGTCTCACCGCCAACTACATCATCGATGCCACCGGTTTAGACGGCAAAGTTAAAGCCACCCCCCTATTGAGTGACCTCGTCACCCATTACCAACTGCCCCTCAATGCCCTCGGTCGCCTAGGCGTCAACAATGACTTTGAGCTACCAGAAATGCGCAATCGCTCCGGGCGCATGTATGCCGCCGGGGCAATTACCTTTGGTGGCCCCCACGCCGCCGTCGATAGTTTTTTGGGGTTACAATACTCTGCTCTAAAATCAGTAGAGGCACTGGTGCGGGAAAAATCACCCCAGATTAAACCCCTCCATCCCCTCGCCTCTTTTTTGCAATGGTTGAAATGGGTTAACCATCAAGCCCCATGACCCCAACACTCCTTGGCCGCTGGCAAACTCGACTGCTTCTGATGGGAACCGTTGGCGCCCCCCTGACGGTTTGTTTTGCAGAAGGACTCTGGGGCAACCCCCCTGGCCTGATCTACTGGGCTATTTTTGGCTACATCACCATGTTGGGCTGTGGCTGGGATTGTTTCTATATCCATCTCCAAAGCTATCGTTGGGATCAAGATTGGCCAGCTGCTTTGCAATGGCTCGTCGCCCTATGGGAAGGTTTATTTATCCTGCTGCTACACTACGCTTTCCCAAGGGTCTTTGGGGTTGAGCTGCCCCTGACCGAAAACCTGTCGTTAATTTGGTTTGTGGCCCACTATGGCTCCGTGTGGCTTGGGGTCTTTATTGCATCCCAGAGTATCATGCGCATTTTATTTCCCCTGTGGCGTTTCCATGGAGGCCGTTGGTTTTAGGGGCAATTGGCGAAAATTGCGCAATTTTAAGGATTTGAGAAAACTCCTAAGTACAGCGGAAATCTAGGTCTATGATGAAAGCATCTAGGGCAGGCGGCTCGCCTTAGATGTCCTACTATTTCCCTGAAGCCATGACGCAGCAGACAATCGGTTCTGGTCGATATCAAATTCTCCGTGAGTTAGGCAGTGGCGGATTTGGTGTCACATACCTAGTCAAAGATGGTTATATGCCTTCCCAGCCCGTCCGCGTGGCGAAGCAACTTAGACCCCTTGAAGATCAGCCTGCGATTTATCGCCTGGTGCAGGAGCGGTTTCAGCGGGAGGCCGTTCTTCTGGAGGAACTGGGGAGTTATCCTCAAATTCCGAGTCTTTATGCCTACTTTGAAGAGGATGGCAAATTTTATCTAGTACAGGAATATGTTGAAGGCCAGACCCTAGAGGCTTTGTTGCAGTCCCAGGGGCCTCAGTCGGCTGAAGTTGTCCGGCAAATTCTCTTGGATACTCTCGATATTTTAGATTTTATTGAGACAAAGCAAATTATCCATCGGGACATTAAACCGGAAAATATTATTTTGCGGGCCGCAGATCAAAAACCAGTGTTGATTGATTTTGGGGCTGTCCGGGAAATTATGGGCACCCAAATGATGAGTAGTGGGGCGACCCCAAAAAGTTCGATCGTCATTGGGACACCGGGCTTTATGCCACCAGAGCAGGCTTCAGGTCGCCCTGTTTTTTCGAGTGATTTGTATGCCCTGGCTTTGACGATGATTTATCTATTGACTGGGTTGCCCCCCCAAGATCTCCAGCACGACCCGATTACCGGGGATCTCACCTGGCCCAGTGGCGCGATCGCCGATCAACATCTTGTGGCGGTGTTGAATTTTGCCATTAAGCCTAACCCCAAGGAACGTTTTATGACCGCGAAGGCGATGAAGGCCGCTTTGGGGGCGATCGCCGCAAATCATCAGGCGACGGAAGTCGCCCCAGAAATGTTACCGACCATTGTTGCTTCGACGATTGCCTCGGCGCCCGTCAGTACCCCCCAGGCTTCTCCCAATCATCTGGGAAGCGCCTCCATTGTCCCGCCCACAGAAATGCCCTCCGGGGCACGTTCCCCCCAGCATTACCAAGAAGAGTTGCAATACACATCCTCGCTCGACCCAACAACCGAAAAGAGAAGTCGGGGGAACCCTTGGGGTTTAGTGGTTGGCTTGGTGGTCTTGGGGTTGGGGGGCTATCAAGTCTATCGAGTGGCCCAACGACAACCGACCACTGGCACGGTTCAGCCCGGGACTACCCCGACTAATCCCACACCTGGCACCACGCCTTCTGTAAACCCACCATCAACACCGCCCTCTAATCCTGGAGAATCACCCCAAACGCCCCCACCGCCAACACCGACACCGCCCAGCACTCCCCCCGTCAGTGGAGTCTTATTTGGGGCGATCGCCTTTTCGGAGGCCACCGGAGAATATGGTTATGTCATCGATGTGGCCAGCCAAGCGGAGGCAGAACAGGCAGCGGTGGACGATTGTGAATTCTTTGCGGAATCTGGCGATTGTCGTGCCCTGGTCTGGTTCCAAAATGCTTGCGGGGCGATCGCCATGGGCCCAGAGGCCTATGGCAGCGGTTGGGGGGCGGATGTGGCAACGGCTGAGGCCGCCGCTGTGGATGTGTGTAGTGACTTTGGGTCGGGGTGCGCGGTCGTAGATTCTATTTGTACGACGCCCCCAGAGTAATTGTGAGACATGGCCCCCAGCCAGTAGAGTAGTGGTTAGTCCGAATTTTTCTACCCTTGGTTCACCATGGCTACCCCCGAAATTGCCCCCTATGGCGCTTGGCGATCGCCTATTACCTCCGATTTAATCGTTTCTAGCAGCATTGGCCTAGGGGCCGTGGCCTGGGCTGGGGGCGAACTCTATTGGCTGGAGGGCAGACCCCAGGAAAAAGGGCGTAATGTCCTGGTGAAAAGAACTGCCGCCGAGACTGCGGTAGATATTACTCCCCCTGGCTTTAATGTGCGTAGCCGGGTCCATGAATATGGCGGCGGGGCCTTTGTCATTGCCGAAGATGGCACGGTGTATTTTTCTAATGATGGCGATCGCCGGGTTTATGTCCAGGCTCCCGGGCAAGCTCCCCGGGCGTTAACCCCAGAAAATGAGCGCCGCTACGCTGACTTTATGCTCGATGCAGCCCGCAATCGCCTGATTTGCGTCAGTGAAGACCATAGCGATGGCGGCCACGAACCCAAAAATGACCTGGTGGCGATCGCCCTCGATACCGGCGCTGTAGAAATTTTGGTAGAGGGGAATGATTTTTATACCTCGCCCCGCCTCTCCCCCGATGGTCAAAGCCTCGCCTGGGTGAGCTGGGATCACCCTGATATGCCCTGGGACAACAGCCAACTCTGGGTCGCCGCCATTCAAGCCGATGGTAGCCTTGGAGAAAAAACGTTAATTGCTGGGGGCAACGATGAATCA
The nucleotide sequence above comes from [Synechococcus] sp. NIES-970. Encoded proteins:
- a CDS encoding hypothetical protein (conserved hypothetical protein): MKCSIAKSKQTAGFTLFELLAGLGIVGILGAIASVSFLGMVERGRVNEAANVLRGLIQTSQREAIKKSRDCIIRLPPKQTRNPVISSNCSVTGDRQLRNVAIQYNQTNQIQINYQGRLSQRRTIVVYSDNTEYKRCLVVSNFIGMTRTGRYTNQDIATVSADFCETNST
- the serS gene encoding seryl-tRNA synthetase yields the protein MLDIKLLRENPALVQERLDARKAGEYDIQPILDLDIQQRTLEGDRSQLQARGNEIGKLIGQKIKGGVDPSGEEIATLKAEGNEIKQKLADLEPKEKELKTQIQTLLLALPNLPDPSTPVGANETENVEVRRWGDEYKPSNDQILPHWDIGEQLGILEFARSVKVAQSRFVSLIGAGAALERALINFMLDQQIAAGYVEVMPPVLVNSDSLMGTGQLPKFSEESFRCADDDLWLTPTAEVPVTNLYRDEILEADNLPIYHCAYTPCFRREAGSYGKDTRGLIRLHQFNKVELVKFVHPETSAAEHEKLVANAEAILKALQLPYRVLELCSGDLGFGAGKCYDLEVWLPSAGTYREISSCSNFYDFQARRARIRFKEAGKKGTQFVHTLNGSGLAIGRTMAAILENYQQPNGTVSVPEVLRPYVKRDFL
- the ndhC gene encoding NADH dehydrogenase subunit C codes for the protein MFVLSGYEYFLGFLIVSSLVPILALTASKLLRPKGGGPERKTTYESGMEPIGGAWIQFNIRYYMFALVFVVFDVETVFLYPWAVAFNQLGLLAFVEALIFIAILVIALVYAWRKGALEWS
- the ndhK gene encoding NADH dehydrogenase subunit K; this encodes MVMNPTSFEQQQTEKLLNPMGRSQVTQDLSENVILTTVDDLYNWARLSSLWPLLYGTACCFIEFAALLGSRFDFDRFGLVPRSSPRQADLLLVAGTVTMKMAPALVRLYEEMPEPKYVIAMGACTITGGMFSSDSTTAVRGVDKLIPVDLYIPGCPPRPEAIIDAIIKLRKKVSNETIQERSIKTEQTHRYYSTTHNMKVVEPILTGKYLGLDTWNNPPATLTEAMGMPVPPALLTAKQRDEA
- the ndhJ gene encoding NADH dehydrogenase subunit J yields the protein MAEENQTPTPEDTSIVKAGPVSALLTENGFSHVSLERDHAGIEIIKVDADLLIPLCTALYAFGYNCLQCQGAYDLGPGQELVSFYHLIKVGDNVTAPEEVRVKVFLPRENPVIPSVYWIWKGADWQERESYDMYGIVYEGHPNLKRILMPEDWIGWPLRKDYVSPDFYELQDAY
- a CDS encoding FHA domain protein encodes the protein MTTLQQVWLSWQDPTTNDVGTLALRVPIALGRDPNSMPAALANHPSVAKVTLNSSQVSRYHALIFSQGDQLWIADQNSSNGLLVNGQRQTQSLLKHGDTIQIGPYKITVTTTPSPQPGNRRASDSFIQVPGTPSPEAAVKENQGITPTFPPAEFQQHLVNVQALYATRSPVEEIDYLAVGAGLGSYIWVDFLRIYGVPGQHIRALGLEEKPYGRYQRLCLNSQIPAHERLRSNSDSCPDNLWGWPSYALREAYHDFLQGHFSEAMGYLWQVFGEPTFAETYTPRSGNVFRSIDRETQRIGWPDIYRFGRVRAIRKTDDGRYAIAYSAGQGRHALVISRYVHLCTGYPVIQFLPDLQEYREKTGDFKSVVNAYENHDHVYSTLERQGGTVLIRGRGIVASRVIQRLYEARKKNPNISILHLMRSPKPVGNQFGRAQRAVKNHFELQPFNWPKACWGGTLREQLEAASPPERLNLIADWGGTTTADRRDWRTIIQTGLDKGWYQVIFGEVMAVEPDGQGRPLTRIREKAIAGELSLTANYIIDATGLDGKVKATPLLSDLVTHYQLPLNALGRLGVNNDFELPEMRNRSGRMYAAGAITFGGPHAAVDSFLGLQYSALKSVEALVREKSPQIKPLHPLASFLQWLKWVNHQAP
- a CDS encoding hypothetical protein (conserved hypothetical membrane protein) encodes the protein MTPTLLGRWQTRLLLMGTVGAPLTVCFAEGLWGNPPGLIYWAIFGYITMLGCGWDCFYIHLQSYRWDQDWPAALQWLVALWEGLFILLLHYAFPRVFGVELPLTENLSLIWFVAHYGSVWLGVFIASQSIMRILFPLWRFHGGRWF
- the pknA_2 gene encoding serine/threonine-protein kinase gives rise to the protein MSYYFPEAMTQQTIGSGRYQILRELGSGGFGVTYLVKDGYMPSQPVRVAKQLRPLEDQPAIYRLVQERFQREAVLLEELGSYPQIPSLYAYFEEDGKFYLVQEYVEGQTLEALLQSQGPQSAEVVRQILLDTLDILDFIETKQIIHRDIKPENIILRAADQKPVLIDFGAVREIMGTQMMSSGATPKSSIVIGTPGFMPPEQASGRPVFSSDLYALALTMIYLLTGLPPQDLQHDPITGDLTWPSGAIADQHLVAVLNFAIKPNPKERFMTAKAMKAALGAIAANHQATEVAPEMLPTIVASTIASAPVSTPQASPNHLGSASIVPPTEMPSGARSPQHYQEELQYTSSLDPTTEKRSRGNPWGLVVGLVVLGLGGYQVYRVAQRQPTTGTVQPGTTPTNPTPGTTPSVNPPSTPPSNPGESPQTPPPPTPTPPSTPPVSGVLFGAIAFSEATGEYGYVIDVASQAEAEQAAVDDCEFFAESGDCRALVWFQNACGAIAMGPEAYGSGWGADVATAEAAAVDVCSDFGSGCAVVDSICTTPPE